Genomic segment of Sulfurospirillum tamanense:
GATGTGTTGGTCTTTAGCCATTAAGCTTAAAATGCGGATAGATTCAGAGAGGGTTTTGGCTTTTTTATACGGACGGTCATTGGCGGTTAGAGCTTCAAAAATATCGGCTACGGCGATGATGCGCGCGGGTAGGGAGAGCTCTTTTTTGGTGAGTTTACGCGGATAACCTGTCCCAATCATAGTTTCATGGTGACCGCCAGCGTATTCGGGGATTTTTTTGAGGTTATCCATGAGAGGCAATGTGCTGAGCATACGAATGCTCATGATGATGTGTTCGTTGATTTTGTAGCGCTCTTCGTCGTTGAGTGTTCCTTTGCGGATGGAGAGGTTGTACAGCTCTCCTTGATTGTTAAAGTACGTAGGAACTTCCATTTTAATGCCTAACTCATCGTAGCGTTTTTGGTCGATGGGGCGGTCTCTTGGGATGCGGTGTTCGGGCTTGTCGCTTAAGAGGGTTTCTTGGCAAGGCAAGGGGCAGGGCGAAAAGTTTTTCAGACGCAGACTTTCGGCATTGCTAAGGCCAAGGCGATCATCAAAATGGCGCGTCCATGTGATTGCTGCAATGGTACGCAGACGTTCTATGTGCGCATCCTCCATAAACTCGCCCCCGATGTTGCACTCAGCTAAAAAGGCAAAATCCTCGTAAAGTTTTCTTTGGGCTTCGTCGCGCCTTTGACGCAACACTTCTGCCTCTTCCTTGCCCTCCAAACACCCCTCCAAATAAGCAATGTGCGCATCTCGCAACAGTACCTCAAAACGGGTGCGGATTTCGTGGATACGGTTGTAGATGGTTTCGAGTTTGGTGGCTTTGTCTACGACATATTCAGGGGTAGTGACTTTGCCACAATCATGCAACAAAGCACTCATGCGAAACTCGCGCCACGCCGCTTCGTTTGGAAAACCAAAAGTGGCAAAAATACCCTCAGTGGAAGCATCGGCGGCTTTGGCGAGCATGAGAGAGAGCTCAGGAACGCGATGGCAATGACCACCCGTGTAGGGGGATTTTTCGTCAATGGCTCCAGCGATGAGGTGGATGAAAGCTTCCATAAGGGTTTCTTGTTCTTTGTCGTGCTGTTTGATAGCTCTTGCCATGTGTACCATGGAGTGGCTTAGTTGATGAAACTCTTTAATACGGGTTTTAATGGGGCGTACTGCGTTGTAACGTTTGGCTGCTACGCTGTCACTCATGGTTTTAAGTTCGTCTACAGGACGAATGATGATGCGCCGTAACACAAACCATGTTACCAAAATAATCAACAGCAAAATCGTAAGCGAAATGGTTGCGGTTTCAAGGGCGATTTGGCTGGCTTCTTGGGTGACTTTATGTTCTTGTAAGTAGGTACCAATGTACCATTTTAAGCCAAAATCTGAAGAAAATTCCGAAAAAGCAAACAAGTAAGGCACACCCAAATCATCTAAAATCTTGCCTTGTAAAACTCCTTTTTTGAAAGATTCATAAGAAGCCAAAAAAGCGACTGAGCCAAGTTCATTGAAAGTGTGAGGAACATGCCCAAGACGCAAAGAAGTAGCGATAATATGCCCCGTTTCATTAAATAACACAATGGGCCCTTCCACGGTTTGGCTCTGCTCTTGAAGTAAATGCGCGATGCTCTCAATGGTAAAATCAACACCTGCCACTTTGGCATGCAAGGAAGAAGTATCGGCCAGTGCGACAGTGATGCCGTATTTGTCTGTGGAGGCAAAAGGGTAGGGCTCAGACCAGTAAAACCCCCTATTTTCCCAAGCTTTTTGAAACCAGATGCGTGTTCTTGGGTCGTAGTTAACGGCAGCTTCTTGGGTGTCAAGAGTGTTAAATTGTCGGTCTTTGAGTAGCCAGCGATCGTTAGGGTTTTCTTCGTTTAGGTTTATTACGCGTAGGGCAAGCCTAGGGTCGCGTCTGGCTTGAACAAAATTTCCCAAAGTGTCAGCAAGGTAAATGCTAGCGATTTTATCATTGGAAAGAAGCATTTCCCATAGGGTGCGCATAAAAACATCGTTAGCATAAAAAAGGGGTTTTTCCTCAAGGGCGTGTGTTAGTACGGAAAGGGTGGCAGAGGTGTTTTTAAGATAGGTGTTGAGGCTGTCGATGACGTTTTGCCGCGCGTTAGCATTGCGTTTTTGAATCATTGCATAAGCATTTTTAGTGCTCTGCTTATAGTTGTGCCCAATGAGCGAAAGAGATAAAAAAGAAGCAAGGCCAACAAAAAGAGAAAGAAGGCCAAAAGTAAATGTAAAACGGGTCGGTTTTTTCATCAAAAACCCTTTATTTTGGTTTACATGTAAACACAACACCACGTAAAACGTTACTCTAGCACGAAAAGGCTTTAGGGGTCAAGCATAGCTGTGACTAAGAACAAGGGGTGAGGACTCCCGCGCTAAAACGTTCCTAGCCCCACAAGGTGACTGCTTTAGAGTCAAACTAGGAAAATTTCCATCACCTGCGCACGTTACTTTTTTACCGTGCGGTATTCTTCCATGAACTCCTTGGCGTTTTCACCCCGCAAAAAATCTGCCGTGCGCAAGAGGCCATCGCTGAGGTAACGCACGTTGTAACCTTGAAGCATGAGGTAAATGCGGGCAAGGTTGGCGCGGTCATTGTGTGGACACAGGGTGACGATGAGCTTGGATTTGTCTAGCTCATCCAAACGCTCAGGCAGTTCGTTGAGGGGGATGTTGGTACTAAAACCCATGTGCCACGCTTCAAACTCTTCCTTAAAGCGAATGTCGATGGCTTGGGCTTTACCCTCTTCTAAAAGCACCAAAAGTTCAGGCGTTTGGATTTTCATGGCACTGCGTTCTTCGTAGTCAAACCCGCGCAGATACGTTCCTAAATCCTCCGCTAGTGCTAATGACACGCCCATAAAAAGCGCTAAAATGAGTGAAGCGAAGCGCATTAACACGCCCCGCCGCACCCGCACCCTTTAGTGGGTTTTAACAGCGCGACTAGCTCTTCTAAGCTTGGGACGCGACCACTTAATTTTACTACCCCATCCACAACGAGCGCGGGAGTGCTCATGACACCGTAATCCATAATCTTAGCGACGTCCTCCACTTTTTCCACCTGTGCAAATACACCCAACTGTGCTACGGCCTCTTGAGCAACTTTTTCCAGTGTTTTACACTTCGCACACCCTGTGCCTAAGACTTCAATCTTCATCTGCTTCTCCTATAAAATGGTGTTGAACAAAAATCCGACCAGCAAAATCCCAAAGCCCACAGTGCCAAAAAAGATGCCAATGAGCTTCATGGAAAGCACCCGCTTTAAAATCATGGCTTCAGGCAGGCTCAGTGCCACCACGGCCATCATAAAGGCAATCGCCGTGCCCATGAGCATCCCTTTGGCGGTGAGCGCTTCTACGATAGGCAAAACCCCCGCCGCACTAGCATACATGGGAATGCCCATGAGTACGGCTAAAGGTACCGCATACCACGCATCGCCACCCGCATAAGCGGTGATGAAATCCTGCGGAACATAGCCGTGGATAAACGCGCCGATGCCGATGCCAACCACCACGTACATGTAAATCTTTTGGAACAAATCGCGGGTAAATTCCCACGCTTCTTTTGCGCGTGCCTTGAAAGGGATGCGTTGTTCTTCGTAGCTTGCATCCACAGGTTTTATCTCGATGAGCACCTCTTTTTCTAGGCCCATCGCCCCGATGATAAGCCCCGCAACAATCGCCACAAGCAGTCCCAGCCCCACGTAAAGCGCAGCGATTTTCCATCCAAACAAAGAGAGCAAAAGGGCGATGACCACCGCGTCACTCATGGGCGCGCTAATGAGGTAACTAAAGGTCACGCCAAGGGGAATCCGCGCTTGCAAAAACCCCAAAAATAGCGGAATAGCTGAGCAGGAACAAAAGGGTGTGAGCACCCCAAAAAGGGCGGCAAGCACGTGGCCTAAGACCTTGTTTTTCCCTGCGATGTAGGCTCTAGCTTTTTCCACGGGAAAATAACTGCGCAACACGCTCACGAGAAAAATAATGGTGGTGAGTAAGATGAAAATCTTAACGGTGTCGTAGATAAAAAAATGCACTGCTTCGCCAAGACGCCCGCCTTTTTCTAGCCCAAACAGACCAAAGACCAATTGGCCACTAAGCGCTTCCCACCACCCAAACATCACACACCCGCCTTGCTAAAGAAAGCTGTAATTTGCGGCAAAAGCGTTTCGTAAATGGCTTCATAGGTCGCTTCAAATGCTTCCATCCCTTTGCCATCGGGGTCTTCAAAGCTTACATGTAAGCGCGGTACGGGTTTGGGAAACATAGGGCAGGTTTCGTTAGCATGGTCGCACACGGTGACGATGAGGTCATAGGGGTGCTCTTGCACTGCTTCGAGGGTTTTGGAGTGGTAGGTTTCACGCCAAATACCTTTGGTTTCAAGGAGGGTTTGAGCGTTTGGATTCACGCGACCGCTAGCTTTTACCCCCGCACTTTGGGCATTGATGCCCTCTAAAAAGGCGTTAATTTGCGCTTCGGCGATGATGCTTCGGCACGAATTTCCTGTACATAAAACCAAAACAGAGCCCATTATCCTTCTCCTTTAATGACACATGCATCCACCTTGCAGGGCACCTTTACATGTAAGGCGCTAATAGCCTCTAGTAGTTGGGTGTGCAAGGGGGTTTTGGGCGCGAGGGCGTAGTAAGCCCACTTTCCCTCACGCTCTACACTAACAAACCCCGCTTTTTTGAGGATGGCAAGGTTGGTAGAAAGGCGCGCTTGGCCCATGACGAGGCTGTGTTCTAGTTCACACACGCAACTTCTGCCGTGTTTTTGCAAAAACGCCAAGATATGAATCCGCGTTTCGTTACTCACCGCGGCGGTGGTGTCGATAAACCCTTCCATCATCGTGCTCCAAACCAATGTCTCGTGCGGTTGGCGATGCCTGCAAGAGCAAGCATCACGGGCACTTCTACGAGCACGCCCACGACGGTCACGAGGGTTGCGCCTGATTGCAAACCAAAGAGGGTGATGGCCACAGCCACGGCAAGTTCAAAAAAGTTACTCGTCCCAATCATACTCGCGGGTGCTGCGATATTGTGGGGAAGGCTCCATGCTTTTGCCCAACCGTAGGTGATGTAAAAGATAAAAAACGTTTGCAAAGTGAGCGGGATGGCGATGAGCAGTACATGTAGAGGATTTCCAAGAATGACATCCCCTTGAAAGGTAAAGATAATGACAAGAGTGAGTAACAATCCCACGACGGTAATGCCGCTAAATTTTTTGACAAATACGTCCTCAAAATACGCTAATCCATAGCGTCCGATGACGTAGCGTCTGGAGAGATACCCGCCCGCTAAGGGGATGACCACAAACAAAAAGACCGAAAGTAACAAGGTGTTGTAAGGCACAAACACATCGCTAATGCCCAGCAAAAAGGCGACGATAGGCGTAAAGGCGACGAGCAAGATGAGGTTGTTGACCGCCACTTGCACAAGGGTGTACGCGGGGTCGCCTTTGGTGAGATGGCTCCACACAAACACCATGGCCGTACACGGCGCGGCTCCTAGTAAAATAGCACCCGCGAGGTATTCGTTGGCAAGCGCTTCAGGGAGGAGGGCACTAAAGATGACTTTGAAAAAGAGCGCGGCGATGAGGTACATACTAAAAGGCTTGATGAGCCAGTTAATGGTACATGTAATGATGAGCCCTTTGGGTTTTTTGCCCGCTTCCAAAATGCTAGCAAAGTCGATTTTGAGCATCATGGGGTAAATCATGAGCCAAATTAAAATCGCCACAGGGATGGAAACGTTGGCGTATTCAAAACGGCTCAGGGTTTGAGGGATGGCGGGAAAAAGCTGACCGATGGCCACACCCGCAACAATACACAGTGCTACCCACACGGTGAGGTAACGTTCAAAAAAGCCGATGCCGCCAGAGGGCTGGGCGTTGTTTTCCATGAAATTGTCCTTACATGTAAAGAAATGAAACTGATGGAACTATATATCAACATATCTTAATATATACTAAACGTTAGTAACCGTTTTGTTATAAAACGGGCGTAAGATTCACGTAATTCTTTACAAGGACGGGGAATGAATCCTAAAGTATTGTTTGTGTGCATTCACAACAGCGGGCGAAGTCAGATGGCAGAGGCGTGGTTAAATGAGCTTTCTCATGGAGATATTATCGCGATGAGTGCGGGGTTTGAACCCCGTGGGTTGAACCCCTTGGCGGTACGCGCCATGGCGGAAGTGGGGGTGGACATTAGTACCAAGGAAAGCGACAGCGTGTTTGATTTTTTCAAGCGCGGGCTTCGGTTTAACTACATCATCACCGTGTGTGATGAGGGCAATGCCCAAAAATGCCCCATTTTTCCTGGCGTAAGTCACCGTATCCACTGGAGCTTCAAAGACCCTTCCGAAGTAGAAGGAACCGATGAGGAAAAAATGGCCCAAGTACGCGAAATCCGCGATGCTATCCGCACCAACGTAGAAGACTTTTTGGTACTCTTTTCCAAAGGGGAAATCGCCCAAAATGCTCCTAGCGAGTGGAAATTTGGACGGTAATTTACACCAGTCCTAAGAGTGCTACTAAGAGAACGGGTGGGGTGATAACTAGCCCCACTTTCATGTATTCCCACCAACTGATGTTGACCCCTTTTTGCGCCAACACATGCAACCACAACAAAGTGGCAAGGGAGCCAATAGGCGTCATTTTTGGCCCAAGGTTACACCCTAAGATGTTCGCGTAAGCCAAGAAGGTGTCGCCCGTGGTTTGGATGGCGATGTCCATGAGCATGATGGCGGGCAGGTTGTTCATGACCGAGCTTAACACGGCTGCTAAAAAGCCCGTGCCTAGCACATGGGCGGTGTGTCCAAATCCTTTAAACCACAACAACAACGTAGCGATACTCTCTGCCAAACCCGCATTTTTAAGTCCAAACACCACCACGTACAATCCCACGCTAAACCAGATAATCTGCCACGGCACCGCTTGCAAGATAGCCTTTGCTTGGACGGCTTTAAGACGCACCGCAAGTCCTAAAAACACCAGTGCACCTCCAAGAGAAAGAAGCGAAACGGGAAGTCCTAGCCAATCGCCCACCACATAACCAACGAGCAACCACCCCAAAAACCACCAACTTAGCCTAAACATGGGCGGATGTTTGAGGGCGGTGTGGGAAGGAGGCAAGGTGTGAGTGGCGACGGTGCGGGGAATGGAGCGGCGAAAAAAGAGCCACAACACCACGGTGGAGGCAAGGATAGCTAAGAGGTTAGGGAGAAACATGGCAAGGGCGTATTCTCTAAAACCGATGCCAAAAAACCCCGCGGTGAGGATGTTGGTTAGGTTGGAGATGATGAGGGGGTTGGAGGCGGTGTCGCTGATGAACCCACCTGCCATCACAAAAGCAAAAAGGGCTTTGGTATCCAGACGCAACAGACGCATTTTGGCCAAAACGATGGGTGTGAGGATGAGGGCGGCGCCATCATTGGCAAACAACGCCGAAACGAGGGCACCTAGGAGGATGATGCCCACAAACATCACGTGGCCGTTTCCCTTACTAAGGCGCGCCGTTTTCAGTGCCGCCCACTCAAAAAAGCCGATGGCATCTAGCACCAAAGAGAGTAAAATGATGCCCAAAAACGCCAAGGTCGCGTCCCAGACAATGTGCGTCACCTCTAGCACGTCTTGCAAAGAGACCACCCCGACTGCCAAGGCTAACCCCGCCCCAAGCAACGCGGAAGTGCCAATTTGCAACCCCCGAGGCTGCCATAACACCAACACCAACGTAAGGCCAAAAATACCCAGTGCCACCACGCCAATCCTTTACATGTAACGAAAAACGACACGCTAGCACAAGCATTCTTAAAGTGTGTATGTGGGCGTATAAAGAACCTTATAATCAACTTTTTACTACAATAAAAGACATTATTTTCAAAATGAAATTTTTTTAACGCATTTCTCTCTTCGTTGCTAAAATTGCTTTACATGTAATAAAAACGGGAGGGTAAAATGACACACTGGATGGGGAAAAATCAATCCATGGCGACACCGCACCGCACCGCACCCTACAGAGCAATTGACCTGTTTGCAGGCATTGGAGGCATTCGTTTGGGCTTTGAAAAAGCCTTTGGCGATGCACTCGAGTTTGTGTTTGCCTCAGAGATTGATAAGTTCGCACGCCAAACGTATGCAGCAAACTTTAACGACATGCCACACGGAGACATTACATGTATTGATGCCCAAAGTATTCCTGCTCATGATATTTTGCTTGCAGGGTTTCCGTGTCAAGCCTTTAGCGTGGCGGGCCACCGCAAGGGATTTGAAGACACCAGAGGAACCCTTTTTTTTGAGATTGCGCGTATTGCTGCGCACCATCGCCCTAAGATGATTTTTTTAGAAAACGTCAAAGGCTTCAAAAACCACGACGGTGGCAAGACCTTTAGTGTGGTAAAACAGACGCTGGAAACCTTGGGCTACAGGGTGTTTGCAAAAGTACTCAATGCCAAAGCGTATGGCGTTCCTCAAAATAGAGAAAGGATTTATATTGTTTGTTTTTTGAATTATGAGAGTGATTTCGTCTTTCCTGTGCCACTCAAAAAAGAGGTGAGGGTTTCTCATATTTTAGAAAAAAAGGTGGATAAAAAGTACACCCTCTCAGACAGACTTTGGGCAGGGCATCAGAAACGAAAACAGGCGCACAAAGAAAAAGGAAACGGTTTTGGGTATTCTCTTTTTGATGGCGCCTCACCTTACACAAGCACGATTTCTGCGCGCTATTATAAAGATGGCTCAGAAATTCTCATTGCGCAACAAGGACAAAATCCTCGAAAACTTACACCGCGTGAAGCGGCAAGATTGCAAGGGTTTGGGGATGAATTTAACATTGTTGTGAGCGACACACAAGCGTATAAACAATTTGGCAACAGCGTGGCGGTTCCTGTTATTGAGTCCATTGCTGTGTTGGTGCGAAGCGTGCTTGAGGGCTCGAAGAAAGGGGAGAAACCTGCTTCTTATGCTTTTGAAAAACTTGCTGGGTAGGCCTACGTGATGTTAGATTTTGGAAAATTAGATGCGTATATAGCGGGCGTTGCTTTAAAGCGCATCAGTCAGGTTGAGTGCGAGGAGAGGTATTCAAATCAACATGAGTTAAACGGCGTAAAAGAGATGAGAAAGCTTTTTGGCACCACCAAAAAAATCTACCCGACACGCTTTATGCGCCTTGAAGATGACGAAGAAAAAAGTGGCGAGTCTTACGGAGACATGACGTGGTATGATGCAAGGGAAGCCCACCCAACACGAACCGAATACCGTTTTTATTATCAAAAAAATGTTGCTATTGAAAGGGCAGGCCCAGAAGATGTGCTTGGGATTATTTTAAAAAAAGATGGACATGTTTTGTTTGTAACTGCGCCCAAAGGAAGCCAAGCAGAAGCCGAACTGTTTGAACTTTTTGGTAGCGCGCTTGGGGCGTCTTTTTCTGTTGTCGATTTTGAAGAAAAAGGTACTACGTTAACCTTTGCTAAGCGGATGATTCTTGAAGCACTTGGGATTGAAAGTGTTGCGCAAGATGCAAAAGACTATTTGGGCTTCATTGAAAAAAAACTAGGCAGTCTTTCTTTTCCAAACACAAAAACCTTTTCTGGGCTAGCCCGCGAAGCATTTGGTGACACGCGGGGACTTTCCGCGGATGAAAGATTGATTTACTGGTGGAATACAGAAGAGACAATGTTCAAACAACTTGAAAACGTTGAGATTGAAAGCCGACTTAAAACAGGCTTCCACGATGTGGATGATTTTTTAACATTTTCACAATTTGTTCGACAGCGAAGAAGCTCTAGGGCGGGAAGTGCGCTAGAAAATCACCTCAGTGAAATTTTTGAGACAGAGGGAGTGATGCATTCTCGCGGGAAAAAAACAGAAGGAAATAAAAAGCCAGATTTTATCTTTCCTTCCATTGAAAAATACCATGAGGCGGGCTTTCCTATGGAGAGATTGGCTATGCTGGGTGTGAAAACAACATGTAAAGACAGGTGGCGTCAAGTATTGGCAGAAGCTGACAAGATACCTCTTAAGCATCTTTTCACGCTCCAACCGAAAATCTCAAGTAATCAACTCGATGAAATGTCTGGGGCAAATGTACGTTTGGTTATTCCGTCGGAGCTGCAAGAAAGCTACTGCTGTGATATAAAAAGAAAAATGTTAAGCCTTGAAGACTTTTTACTGTATGTAAAGCATTTGTAGCTCGTAGCTTAACGTGCCCTATATTTACCCTTTACATGTAAAGAAAACCCACGCAAAGGCAAGGATTTTAGCCACTGTATTTATGGTATCATTTGCCTTTCATCACTACTTTTTTAAGGAACTGTATGCGTCGTGAACCTCTTGTGTTGGCTGCTATGCTTGGCGTGGCGGTGTATGCTACCTTTGTGCTGTTTCAAGGGTATTTGGGGAGCTTGATTATCGCCATGGTGCTCACCACGGCTACGCACAGTTTTTATGCCAAGGTAGATAAAAAAATTAAAAGACCTGTTGTTAGTGCGGTCGCAGTGTTGTTGATGATGATGGTTGTGTTGTTTGTGCCATTAGGGTATTTGGTCTTTAAAAGTGTGGCATTGGCGTCACAGATTGACCTTGGATTGGTGCAAGCGCGTGTGGTGGAAGTAGCTAAACTTGGCGAGGAACTTTTGGAAAAAACCCCAGGAATTCAAGAGCGCGTCATTGGGTTTTACACCAACCTTGACCTTGCTTCCATTAGCCGCACTATTTTTGGCTACGTGGGACTCATTACTGCCAAAAGTGCTACCTTCGTAAAAGACACACTGTTTATCATTTTATTTTACTTTTTTCTGTTGATTTATGGCAAAGAGATGGTGCGTTTTGTCTTTAAAACAGTACCTTTGTCTCAGGCCAATACAGACACTCTCATTAAAGAAACCTCTATCACTGTACGATCGCTTTTTTATTCGCTTTTCATCACCGCTTTTTTGCAAGGGGCGCTCTTTGGGGTTATTGTCTTTTTTTATGGACTTGATGCGCTGTATTTAGGACTTTTGTATGGGATTGCTTCTATGATTCCTGTGGTGGGTGGGATGCTCGTGTGGATTCCTGTGGGGGTGTACGCTTACCTTAGCCTTTCCACAACCGCCGCTGTGGTTATTGCGCTGTATTCGGCTTTGGTGCTTGGGACGTTGGTAGATAACTTTGCCCGTCCTGTGGTGGTAAGTTGGGTAAACAAACATTTACTTGGACAGACGCGTGGTATGAACGAAGTGCTTGTGTTTTTTGCCATGATTGCAGGGATTGGGATGTTTGGATTTTTTGGTATCATTTTGGGGCCAACCATTGTGGCGATGTTGCTCTCGCTCATGCGATTGGTGCAATTGTATCAAGCAGAATAGACCATTATAAAGGAAAACCATGCGTGTGATGTGTCCCTATTGTTTTAGTCTCAATAACGTCCCTCAAAAAGAACACTATACCAAAGCAAATTGTGGCAAATGCCAAGAGTCACTGCTGTATGCGGGAGTGTTAGAACTGTTTTCAGAAAATTTTGATGAGGTGGTAGAAAACTCTCAAATCCCTGTAGTGGTAGATTTTTGGGCGCCGTGGTGTGGGCCGTGTAAAGCCATGGGGCCAGAGTTTGCCAAAGCCGCCGCCCACTTTCCTCTCAAAGCCTTATTTGCCAAAGTCAATACCCAAGAAGAGCAGTGGCTAGCCCAACGCTTTGACGTGCGCTCCATCCCAACGCTCATTGTTTTTAAAGAAGGCAAAGAGCTTTACCGCATGTCAGGAGCACTCAAAGAAGCCGCGATTGTGAGCCTCACGCAAGGGTTTATCGGCTAATTTGGAATCTTAATGGCCTCTTGGGAAAAGCAAATCTGCAGGGATTGTGAAGGGTAAAAAGGACGTGTTT
This window contains:
- a CDS encoding DNA cytosine methyltransferase; the protein is MTHWMGKNQSMATPHRTAPYRAIDLFAGIGGIRLGFEKAFGDALEFVFASEIDKFARQTYAANFNDMPHGDITCIDAQSIPAHDILLAGFPCQAFSVAGHRKGFEDTRGTLFFEIARIAAHHRPKMIFLENVKGFKNHDGGKTFSVVKQTLETLGYRVFAKVLNAKAYGVPQNRERIYIVCFLNYESDFVFPVPLKKEVRVSHILEKKVDKKYTLSDRLWAGHQKRKQAHKEKGNGFGYSLFDGASPYTSTISARYYKDGSEILIAQQGQNPRKLTPREAARLQGFGDEFNIVVSDTQAYKQFGNSVAVPVIESIAVLVRSVLEGSKKGEKPASYAFEKLAG
- a CDS encoding permease; this encodes MFGWWEALSGQLVFGLFGLEKGGRLGEAVHFFIYDTVKIFILLTTIIFLVSVLRSYFPVEKARAYIAGKNKVLGHVLAALFGVLTPFCSCSAIPLFLGFLQARIPLGVTFSYLISAPMSDAVVIALLLSLFGWKIAALYVGLGLLVAIVAGLIIGAMGLEKEVLIEIKPVDASYEEQRIPFKARAKEAWEFTRDLFQKIYMYVVVGIGIGAFIHGYVPQDFITAYAGGDAWYAVPLAVLMGIPMYASAAGVLPIVEALTAKGMLMGTAIAFMMAVVALSLPEAMILKRVLSMKLIGIFFGTVGFGILLVGFLFNTIL
- a CDS encoding rhodanese-like domain-containing protein, with translation MRFASLILALFMGVSLALAEDLGTYLRGFDYEERSAMKIQTPELLVLLEEGKAQAIDIRFKEEFEAWHMGFSTNIPLNELPERLDELDKSKLIVTLCPHNDRANLARIYLMLQGYNVRYLSDGLLRTADFLRGENAKEFMEEYRTVKK
- the arsB gene encoding ACR3 family arsenite efflux transporter translates to MENNAQPSGGIGFFERYLTVWVALCIVAGVAIGQLFPAIPQTLSRFEYANVSIPVAILIWLMIYPMMLKIDFASILEAGKKPKGLIITCTINWLIKPFSMYLIAALFFKVIFSALLPEALANEYLAGAILLGAAPCTAMVFVWSHLTKGDPAYTLVQVAVNNLILLVAFTPIVAFLLGISDVFVPYNTLLLSVFLFVVIPLAGGYLSRRYVIGRYGLAYFEDVFVKKFSGITVVGLLLTLVIIFTFQGDVILGNPLHVLLIAIPLTLQTFFIFYITYGWAKAWSLPHNIAAPASMIGTSNFFELAVAVAITLFGLQSGATLVTVVGVLVEVPVMLALAGIANRTRHWFGAR
- a CDS encoding arsenate reductase ArsC; its protein translation is MGSVLVLCTGNSCRSIIAEAQINAFLEGINAQSAGVKASGRVNPNAQTLLETKGIWRETYHSKTLEAVQEHPYDLIVTVCDHANETCPMFPKPVPRLHVSFEDPDGKGMEAFEATYEAIYETLLPQITAFFSKAGV
- a CDS encoding ArsR/SmtB family transcription factor produces the protein MMEGFIDTTAAVSNETRIHILAFLQKHGRSCVCELEHSLVMGQARLSTNLAILKKAGFVSVEREGKWAYYALAPKTPLHTQLLEAISALHVKVPCKVDACVIKGEG
- a CDS encoding type II restriction endonuclease, translated to MLDFGKLDAYIAGVALKRISQVECEERYSNQHELNGVKEMRKLFGTTKKIYPTRFMRLEDDEEKSGESYGDMTWYDAREAHPTRTEYRFYYQKNVAIERAGPEDVLGIILKKDGHVLFVTAPKGSQAEAELFELFGSALGASFSVVDFEEKGTTLTFAKRMILEALGIESVAQDAKDYLGFIEKKLGSLSFPNTKTFSGLAREAFGDTRGLSADERLIYWWNTEETMFKQLENVEIESRLKTGFHDVDDFLTFSQFVRQRRSSRAGSALENHLSEIFETEGVMHSRGKKTEGNKKPDFIFPSIEKYHEAGFPMERLAMLGVKTTCKDRWRQVLAEADKIPLKHLFTLQPKISSNQLDEMSGANVRLVIPSELQESYCCDIKRKMLSLEDFLLYVKHL
- a CDS encoding thioredoxin family protein, whose translation is MKIEVLGTGCAKCKTLEKVAQEAVAQLGVFAQVEKVEDVAKIMDYGVMSTPALVVDGVVKLSGRVPSLEELVALLKPTKGCGCGGAC
- a CDS encoding HD domain-containing phosphohydrolase, whose translation is MKKPTRFTFTFGLLSLFVGLASFLSLSLIGHNYKQSTKNAYAMIQKRNANARQNVIDSLNTYLKNTSATLSVLTHALEEKPLFYANDVFMRTLWEMLLSNDKIASIYLADTLGNFVQARRDPRLALRVINLNEENPNDRWLLKDRQFNTLDTQEAAVNYDPRTRIWFQKAWENRGFYWSEPYPFASTDKYGITVALADTSSLHAKVAGVDFTIESIAHLLQEQSQTVEGPIVLFNETGHIIATSLRLGHVPHTFNELGSVAFLASYESFKKGVLQGKILDDLGVPYLFAFSEFSSDFGLKWYIGTYLQEHKVTQEASQIALETATISLTILLLIILVTWFVLRRIIIRPVDELKTMSDSVAAKRYNAVRPIKTRIKEFHQLSHSMVHMARAIKQHDKEQETLMEAFIHLIAGAIDEKSPYTGGHCHRVPELSLMLAKAADASTEGIFATFGFPNEAAWREFRMSALLHDCGKVTTPEYVVDKATKLETIYNRIHEIRTRFEVLLRDAHIAYLEGCLEGKEEAEVLRQRRDEAQRKLYEDFAFLAECNIGGEFMEDAHIERLRTIAAITWTRHFDDRLGLSNAESLRLKNFSPCPLPCQETLLSDKPEHRIPRDRPIDQKRYDELGIKMEVPTYFNNQGELYNLSIRKGTLNDEERYKINEHIIMSIRMLSTLPLMDNLKKIPEYAGGHHETMIGTGYPRKLTKKELSLPARIIAVADIFEALTANDRPYKKAKTLSESIRILSLMAKDQHIDADIFRLFLSSGVYAQYAKLYLNPEQIDTVDISQYL
- a CDS encoding arsenic transporter — its product is MVALGIFGLTLVLVLWQPRGLQIGTSALLGAGLALAVGVVSLQDVLEVTHIVWDATLAFLGIILLSLVLDAIGFFEWAALKTARLSKGNGHVMFVGIILLGALVSALFANDGAALILTPIVLAKMRLLRLDTKALFAFVMAGGFISDTASNPLIISNLTNILTAGFFGIGFREYALAMFLPNLLAILASTVVLWLFFRRSIPRTVATHTLPPSHTALKHPPMFRLSWWFLGWLLVGYVVGDWLGLPVSLLSLGGALVFLGLAVRLKAVQAKAILQAVPWQIIWFSVGLYVVVFGLKNAGLAESIATLLLWFKGFGHTAHVLGTGFLAAVLSSVMNNLPAIMLMDIAIQTTGDTFLAYANILGCNLGPKMTPIGSLATLLWLHVLAQKGVNISWWEYMKVGLVITPPVLLVALLGLV
- a CDS encoding arsenate reductase ArsC; the encoded protein is MNPKVLFVCIHNSGRSQMAEAWLNELSHGDIIAMSAGFEPRGLNPLAVRAMAEVGVDISTKESDSVFDFFKRGLRFNYIITVCDEGNAQKCPIFPGVSHRIHWSFKDPSEVEGTDEEKMAQVREIRDAIRTNVEDFLVLFSKGEIAQNAPSEWKFGR